A section of the Salmo salar chromosome ssa05, Ssal_v3.1, whole genome shotgun sequence genome encodes:
- the LOC106604268 gene encoding moesin yields the protein MSSSPTTSCDWMILQVEQKNINVRVTTMDAELEFAILPSTTGKQLFDQIVKTIGLRETWFFGLQYQDSKGFSTWLKLNKRVTAQDVRRENPLLIKFRAKFYPEDVAEELIQEATQRLFFLQVKEGILNDDIYCPPETAVLLASYSVQTKHGDYKKDYHFPGYLSRDKLLPQRVLEQHKLNKEQWENRIKVWHEEHKGVLREDAMVEYLKIAQDLEMYGVNYFSIKNKKGSELWLGVDALGLNIYQNTDKMTPKIGFPWSEIRNISFNDKKFVIKPMDKKAPDFVFYAPRLRINKRILALCMGNHDLYMRRRKPDTIEVQQMKAQAREEKTKRQMEKALLESEKKKRENAEKETEKIARETMELMGRLKQIEEETKKAQKELDEKTRRALELEKERTFAQEEAERLEKERRAAEETKAALLQQSESQMENLVTDLTSKISLLEDVKQKKDDDTKRWQKRDSVQGDHDETDESSAEASAELTSPGMVRDRSEEERMTEAQKNERLQKHLKALSSELAGARDDSKNTPNDLIHAENVKAGRDKYRTLRQIRQGNTKQRIDEFESM from the exons ATCAATGTTCGCGTCACCACCATGGACGCTGAGCTGGAGTTTGCCATCCTGCCCAGCACCACTGGCAAACAACTGTTCGACCAG ATAGTGAAGACCATCGGGCTGAGAGAGACCTGGTTCTTTGGCCTACAGTACCAGGACAGCAAAGGCTTCTCTACCTGGCTCAAACTCAACAAGAGG GTGACAGCTCAGGACGTACGCAGGGAGAACCCTCTGTTGATAAAGTTCAGGGCCAAGTTCTACCCTGAAGACGTAGCTGAGGAACTGATCCAAGAGGCCACGCAACGACTTTTCTtcctgcag GTGAAGGAGGGCATCCTGAATGATGATATCTACTGTCCTCCTGAGACAGCTGTGCTGTTGGCCTCCTACTCTGTTCAGACCAAACATGGAGACTACAAGAAGGACTACCACTTCCCTGGTTACCTCAGCAGGGACAAGCTGCTTCCCCAGAG GGTTCTGGAGCAGCACAAGCTGAACAAGGAGCAGTGGGAGAATAGGATAAAGGTGTGGCATGAGGAGCACAAGGGAGTGCTGAG AGAGGATGCCATGGTGGAGTATCTGAAGATAGCTCAGGATCTAGAGATGTATGGAGTCAACTACTTCAGCATCAAGAACAAGAAGGGTTCAGAGCTGTGGCTGGGGGTAGACGCTCTGGGCCTCAACATATACCAGAACACTGACAA GATGACCCCTAAGATTGGCTTCCCATGGAGTGAGATCAGAAACATTTCCTTCAACGACAAGAAGTTTGTTATAAAGCCCATGGACAAGAAAGCCCCG GATTTTGTGTTCTACGCCCCTCGTCTACGGATCAACAAGCGTATCCTGGCGCTGTGCATGGGGAACCATGACCTGTacatgaggaggaggaagccagacACCATCGAGGTCCAACAGATGAAAGCCCAGGCCCGCGAGGAGAAGACTAAGAGACAGATGGAGAA AGCTCTGCTTGAGAgcgagaagaagaagagagagaatgcggagaaggagacagagaagatCGCCAGAGAAACCATGGAGCTGATGGGCAGACTGAAACAGATTGAGGAAGAGACCAAGAAAGCTCAGAAAG agctggATGAGAAGACTCGCAGGGCCCTGgagctggagaaggagaggacgTTTGCCCAGGAGGAGGCAGAGCGTCTGGAGAAGGAGCGCAGGGCAGCGGAAGAGACCAAGGCAGCCCTCCTACagcagtcagagagccagatggaGAACCTG GTTACTGATCTGACCTCTAAGATCTCCCTTCTGGAGGACGTAAAGCAGAAGAAGGACGACGATACAAAGAGATGGCAGAAAAGG GACTCTGTGCAGGGGGACCACGATGAGACTGACGAGAGCAGCGCCGAGGCCAGTGCCGAGCTGACATCACCAGGCATGGTCAGAGACCGCAGCGAGGAGGAACGCATGACGGAGGCTCAGAAGAATGAACGGCTACAGAAACACCTCAAG GCCCTTAGTAGTGAGTTGGCCGGCGCTCGAGACGACAGTAAGAATACTCCCAACGACCTGATCCACGCGGAGAACGTTAAGGCCGGCCGGGACAAGTACAGGACCCTCCGTCAGATACGACAGGGCAACACCAAGCAGCGCATCGACGAGTTTGAGTCCatgtga